A genome region from bacterium includes the following:
- the moaA gene encoding GTP 3',8-cyclase MoaA, with amino-acid sequence MAEQLVDTFGRVHRDLRISVTDRCNFRCTYCMPPEGLEWLPRSELLTFEEIERVTRLLVERFGVHSIRLTGGEPTVRARLADLVAMLTPLGTDLALTTNGATLGLLAEDLAAAGLRRINISLDSLRAERFRELTLRDDLHRVLDGVDAALAAGLDPVKVNVVVMRGQNDDEILDFAGYGRRKGVEVRFIEYMPLDAEEGWRAGSVVSLAEITERIGAVHPFEAHRQGSEPASRFRYLDGQGFFGVVASVTRSFCGSCDRIRLTADGQFRNCLFGLKEYDLRGPLRSGAGDDELADIVRGAVGEKWAGHSIGKVHFVRPARSMSQIGG; translated from the coding sequence ATGGCGGAGCAACTCGTCGACACCTTCGGTCGGGTGCACCGCGATCTGCGGATCTCCGTCACCGATCGCTGCAACTTCCGCTGCACCTATTGCATGCCGCCCGAGGGGCTGGAGTGGCTGCCCCGGTCGGAGTTGCTGACCTTCGAGGAGATCGAGCGCGTCACCCGCCTGCTCGTCGAGCGCTTCGGGGTGCACAGCATCCGCCTCACCGGCGGCGAGCCCACGGTGCGGGCTCGCCTGGCGGACCTGGTGGCGATGCTGACACCGCTGGGGACCGATCTGGCCCTCACGACCAATGGCGCCACGCTGGGTCTGCTCGCCGAGGATCTGGCCGCCGCCGGCCTGCGCCGGATCAACATCTCCCTGGACTCGCTGCGCGCCGAGCGGTTCCGCGAGCTGACCCTGCGCGACGATCTGCACCGGGTGCTCGACGGCGTGGACGCCGCCCTGGCCGCCGGGCTCGACCCGGTGAAGGTCAACGTCGTCGTCATGCGCGGCCAGAACGACGACGAGATCCTGGACTTCGCCGGGTACGGGCGCCGCAAGGGCGTCGAGGTGCGTTTCATCGAGTACATGCCGCTGGACGCCGAGGAGGGGTGGCGCGCCGGCTCGGTCGTCTCGCTCGCGGAGATCACCGAGCGCATCGGCGCGGTGCACCCGTTCGAGGCGCACCGGCAGGGCTCCGAGCCCGCCAGCCGCTTCCGCTACCTCGACGGGCAGGGGTTCTTCGGCGTCGTCGCCAGCGTGACCCGGTCGTTCTGCGGGTCCTGTGACCGCATCCGCCTGACCGCCGACGGCCAGTTCCGCAACTGCCTCTTCGGTCTGAAGGAGTACGACCTGCGCGGCCCGCTGCGCAGCGGTGCCGGCGACGACGAGCTGGCTGACATCGTGCGGGGCGCGGTGGGGGAGAAGTGGGCCGGCCACAGCATCGGCAAGGTGCACTTCGTCCGCCCCGCCCGGTCG
- a CDS encoding molybdopterin molybdotransferase MoeA, translated as MIPLAEAQQVVIDRCAPLPTLTLPLVEALGHVTAGAVAAAEAVPAFDNTAMDGYAVRSADTAAAPVTLEVVDTLAAGRAPDVAVGPGQAVRIMTGAPMPPGADAVIMVERTRALDGGGRMVAEVSVPVGNHVRRAGEDLEVGRVVFEPGEVLQPAHMGVLAGLGIHAISVVRRPRVGVISTGDELVDSSEPLALGQVRDSNRYSLLSLVREAGLEGVDLGLVRDEPEVIRATIARGAATCDAVLTSGGVSMGDYDCVKVVLEEMGEMSWMQVAIKPAKPFAFGLVGGTPVFGLPGNTVSSMVSFELLARPALRRMMGHSQLHRPRVQATAAAPLRRHPDGKIHFARVVWSYRRGRYEVRSAGGQGSHQLSSLAAANGLAVLPDGHGADRGDAVELIRLHEARRQD; from the coding sequence GTGATCCCCCTCGCCGAGGCGCAGCAGGTCGTCATCGACCGCTGCGCACCACTGCCGACGCTCACGCTCCCTTTGGTCGAGGCTCTCGGCCACGTGACCGCCGGCGCGGTCGCCGCCGCCGAGGCGGTCCCGGCGTTCGACAACACGGCCATGGACGGCTACGCGGTCCGCTCCGCGGACACCGCGGCGGCCCCGGTGACCCTGGAGGTCGTGGACACGCTGGCAGCCGGGAGGGCGCCCGATGTGGCCGTGGGGCCGGGCCAGGCGGTGCGGATCATGACCGGTGCCCCCATGCCGCCCGGCGCCGACGCGGTGATCATGGTGGAACGCACCCGGGCGCTCGACGGTGGCGGCCGGATGGTGGCCGAGGTCAGCGTCCCGGTCGGCAACCACGTCCGCAGGGCGGGAGAGGACCTGGAGGTGGGCAGGGTCGTCTTCGAGCCCGGCGAGGTCCTGCAACCGGCCCACATGGGTGTGCTGGCCGGGTTGGGCATCCATGCGATCAGCGTGGTTCGCCGCCCCCGCGTGGGGGTCATATCCACCGGTGACGAGTTGGTTGACAGCTCCGAGCCGCTGGCGCTCGGGCAGGTGCGCGACTCCAACCGTTACTCGCTGCTCAGCCTGGTGCGCGAGGCCGGGCTGGAAGGCGTCGACCTGGGGTTGGTGCGCGACGAGCCCGAGGTCATCAGGGCCACCATCGCCCGCGGCGCGGCGACGTGCGACGCGGTCCTCACCAGCGGCGGCGTCAGCATGGGCGACTACGACTGCGTGAAGGTGGTCCTCGAGGAGATGGGAGAGATGTCCTGGATGCAGGTGGCCATCAAGCCGGCCAAGCCTTTCGCCTTCGGGCTGGTGGGCGGCACGCCGGTGTTCGGCCTGCCGGGCAACACGGTCAGCTCCATGGTGTCCTTCGAGCTGCTGGCGCGCCCGGCCCTGCGGCGGATGATGGGACACAGCCAACTGCACCGCCCCCGCGTGCAGGCGACCGCCGCCGCCCCGCTGCGCCGCCATCCCGACGGCAAGATCCACTTCGCCCGCGTGGTCTGGTCGTACCGCCGGGGCCGCTACGAGGTGCGCTCGGCCGGCGGTCAGGGCTCGCACCAGCTCTCGTCCCTGGCAGCCGCCAACGGCCTGGCGGTCCTGCCTGACGGGCACGGCGCCGACCGCGGCGATGCCGTCGAACTCATCCGCCTGCACGAGGCGCGCCGTCAGGATTGA